GGCGACGGCCAGGGTGATGAAACCGGCGAGGACGAGGTGCCGGAACCGCCCGCCGATCCGGTGACGCGGCCGGGTGATCTGTGGATCTTGGGCCAACATCGCCTGCTTTGCGGCGACAGCACCATCCTGGCCGATGTGGAGAAGGTGCTGGGTGGCGCCCCCGCTAACATGTGTTTCACCGACAGCCCGTACAACGTTGATTACGGCGCACCGGGCAAGGGAGGCAAAGGCCGTCGCATCCTCAACGATGCCCTGGGCGGCGGGTTCAAGCAGTTCCTGTACGACGTCTGCGTTAACATCCTGGCCGTGACCAAGGGTGCGGTCTACATGTGCATGTCGTCGTCGGAGTTGCACACCTTACAAAGCGCCTTCCTGGAGGCTGGCGGACACTGGTCGACGTTCATCATCTGGGCCAAGAACACCTTCACCCTGGGGCGCTCGGATTATCAGCGCCAATATGAACCGATCCTGTACGGCTGGAAGGAAGGTGGCGGCCATTACTGGTGCGGCGCCCGCGACCAGGGGGACGTCTGGTCGATCAACAAACCGGCCCGGAACGACCTCCATCCGACCATGAAGCCGGTGGAACTGGTGGAACGGGCTATCGGCAATTCATCGCGGGAGAACGAGATCATCCTCGATCCGTTCGGCGGTTCCGGCACCACCCTGATCGCCTGCGAACGCATGGGGCGGCAGGCTCGGCTGCTGGAACTCGACCCCAAATACGTCGATGTCATCGTCCTGCGTTGGCAGGAGCAGACTGGCGAAGCAGCCATTCTGGATGGTGATGGCCGCTGCTTCGACGACATCGCCGCCGGGAAGGCGGTCAGCGCCGGGTGATCCGGCGCAGGGAATGCTGGTATTTGGCGTCGGAAGGTTTCCAGTTAAGCGGCTTGCAGCCGAGTCGTAGATCACGGTTCCAGAATTCCAGGATCTGCTGGTTGGAATAGCCCCGGCCCCGGAAGTACTCGAAATCGGTCTGCGACCATTGAGGATGGGCCTTCAGGGCCGCGGTGGGGCGGACGGTCAACCGGGCCGCCATGGTCACTTCGCCTCCTGGCCAGCGGTAAATGCGGCTTCCAGGGCCTTCTTGACCTGCCAAACCGACAACTCGTGGAAGTCGAGGCGGTCGCTGTTGCGGGTGTCCAGGGTTTCCAGGTTCAGGATCTGGGTGGCGATCTCGGTCAGGGCTTGGTCTCGGGATTTCATGCTCTTGGCCTTCCGTTGTGGTGGGGCCAGTACCGCTCTATGGCGCCGACAGATCAAGTCGATTAAGCGTGCAATTTCAATAAGGTGATCGATTGCGTCAATCTCGCCGTATGTCCATGGTCGAGGCCGCCGCCAACGTGGTGATCGGTTACGGCATCGCGGTCGCCACCCAGGTGGTGGTGTTCCCGATCTTCGGCATTCACATCACCCTGGCCGATGATCTGGCGATCGGCTTGGTGTTCGCCGTGGTGTCCTTGGCTCGGGGTTTCATGCTGAGGCGGGTCTTTGAACGGCTCCGGTGACAAATTGGCGACATGCCCTTAATCTTCTTCCGGGATTCTTGTCCGGGAAGGAAAAACAGCATGAGCAAGACCGCGATTTCCAAAGCCATCCGCACCGCCACCGGCTGCACCGCCGCCCAGGCCGACGAAGCTGTCGATGCCTTGGTGGCCACCATTCTGGATGGCGTGAAGTCCGAAGGCCGCTTCCGGATGATTGGATTTGGGACCTTCTCGAAGTCCGAGCGCCCGGCCCGGCAGGGCCGCAATCCCCAGACCGGCAAGACCATTGAGATCGCGGCGTCCTCGACCATCAAGTTCAAGGCGTCGTCGTCGCTGAAGAAATAGGCTGAAGAATGGCGGTGGACCCAGAGCAGGTGGCGCGCAGCGCGGACGATTTGATTGAGCATTACGGTCAAACCGCTCTCGAAGTCGCCCGCCAGCAGGTTGAGCGTGCGTCGAGGACAGGTGATCATCCTGCCCTCGATCTCGCCCTGATGGTTTTGACGGAAATCGAGCGCCGTCAGACTGCAGAATCCAATTTGTAAACCCGGCCCCGGCCTTCGATCTTCTCGCTGGTGACGTCCAGGCCGAGCTTCTTCTTTAAGGCCCCGGCGATTGCGCCCCTTGCCGTATGTGGCAACCAGCCGAACTCGGCGGTAATCTCGGCGATGCTGCTGCCCTCGGGCCGCTTCAGCATGGCGATCAGGGCCTCCTGCTTGGTGCCTTCGCGGGGCTTGCGGGCCGGTTTCGAGACGTGAGCGTCCGTGGGCGGGGATTCTGCCTTGTCGGCCATGTCAGCCCCCGGTTCTTCTTCCGGCGCCGTGTCCGCGCCCGTGTCGGCGACAATGCCCAACGCCGTGTAGGCGGCGGCCGTGGCAACTAGCGTTAGCGGGGTTCCGTCCTCGTCTTCGCGCCAGACCGGGGCACCGGCTTCAACCGGAATCGCCTCGATCAGGCCCTTCTTGATCATGCTGGTCAGCACCATGTCGACCGCGCCGCCCTTCAAGGATGTGGTGATCGGTAGGACCAGCCCGCCCTCGCGGGCGCAGGCGGTGGCGAGGATGACGGATTGGGTGTCGGAAAGCTGAATCGTGGTCATGGTGGTTCCCTCCGGGGTGTCGGCGCGGGGTGCGCCTGTACCACCCCGAGCCCAACCGGGCGGACCCGGTCGGGCGATGGGGCAACCAAGGGCGTCAGGCGGCCATGTTGGCCAGGAGACGCCGGGCCTCGTAAATCGCCGCCCACATGGCGCGGTCATCGGCAGGCCCATCCGTTGCTTCTATCTCGGTCGCGGCGCGGTCGATGGCCCGCAACGTTCCCACCATGGCGGCATTGTCGGCACGCAGGCGGTCGATCTCTGTGGAATCAGTCATCCGTATCTCCTTTCTTGACGGTGCTGCCGGCGAGGCCGGACATCAGGCTGCCGCGTCGGCCATGACCTCGAAATGGGTGACGAAGCCGGTGAGGTAGGGCAGCCCGTGCGGGATGCCGGTTTCCCGCGCCGTGAGGCGGCTGATGGTCCAGGCCATCCAGCGGGCCACCGCCGCTTCAATTGCCGCCGCCAGCCCGAGACCGCGAAACAATCCGTTCGCGACGTCGTCGGCGAAGTGGCGGCCTTGGGTGCTGTCGAGGAAATCGCGTACCGCCGTGTCGGGGCAGCCGGTGACGAGTTGGATCGCAGGCATCGCCAAATTCCAGGCTTCGGCCTGGTCGGCGTGATCGCCCAAGGTGCCGAAAAAGCCCCAATCAATATTGGCGGTGGGGAGGATGGTGTTGGGCATGGTGGTCTCCTCTGTTCGTGGGACCATCCATCGCTCTGTCGGCCCGGCACATCAACTGGAATAGCGGATCATTTCCTTTCGTTTTAAGGCTTCGATCATGGGGGTGTCCGTTCGCGAATATGCCCGCAGGCGTGGCGTCAGCCATACCGCCGTGCGCAAGGCGGTGCAGACGGGCCGGATTCCCCAGGAGCCCGACGGCACCATCGACCCGGTAAAGGCCGACGCCGCCTGGGATTCCCAGACCGACCCGGCCCGACGGGCTGCAGTACCGCCGCCCTCAATGTTGCCCCCCGCCCAGAAGCCATCCTCGTCGCCATCACTCCAGCGCGAGACCGTTCCGCCATTGCCCAGCACATCCGGCGCCACCTTCAACCAAGCCCGCACGGCCCATGAAGTCGCCAAGGCCCAGAAAGCCCGTATCCAGGTGGACCGCCTCAAGGAAGAGGTGGTCGATCGGGCGCGGGCCACCGCCCTGGTGTTCAAGTTGGCCCGGCAGGAACGCGATTCCTGGATCACCTGGCCCGCCCGCATTGCCGGGCAGATGGCGGCTGAAATCGGGATCGAACCGCATTTGATGCAGACCCTGCTGGAAACCCATGTGAGGGCCCATCTTGCCGAACTCGCCGAAATTGAGCCGACGTTCCGGTGATCCTGGGGGTGAGGATTCCTTCGCCTTCCGGGGATCGGACGTCCTGCTCCAGGCGTGGCGCGATGGATTGCGTCCAGATCCGGCCCTGACCGTCTCGGAATGGGCCGATCAGCACCGCATGCTGTCCAGCCGGGCCTCGGCGGAGCCGGGCCGCTACCGCACGGCGCGCACACCTTATATGCGCGACATCATGGACGCGCTGTCGCCCACCAATCCGGTGCAGCGGGTGGTGTTCATGAAGGCGGCCCAGGTGGGGGCCACCGAGGCTGGTTGCTGCTTCATCGGCTTCGTCATCCACCATGCGCCGGGGCCGATGCTCTGCGTCCAGCCGACGGTGGAGATGGCGAAACGGGCCTCACGCCAGCGCATAGATCCGCTGATCGAGGAAAGCCCGGCTATCCGCGATCGGGTCAAACCGGCCCGCTCGCGCGACGCCGGCAATACCATGCTGTCGAAGGATTTCCCTGGCGGCACATTGGTGCTGACCGGTGCCAACAGTGCGGTGGGCCTGCGTTCCATGCCGGCCCGTTACCTGTTCCTCGACGAGGTCGACGCCTATCCGGCTTCCGCCGACGACGAAGGCGATCCGGTGGGGTTGGCCGAGGCGCGGTCTCTGACCTTCGCCCATCGCCGAAAGGTGTTCCTGGCCTCGACGCCGACCATCCGGGGCATGTCGCGGATCGAGCGGGAATACGAGGCCAGCGATCAGCGGCGGTTCTTCGTGCCGTGCCCCCATTGCGGGACCATGCAGTGGCTGAAATTCGAGCGCCTGCGCTGGGACAAGGGCCGCCCCGAGACGGTGCGCTATCACTGCGAAGCCTGCGAGCAGGAGATCGCCGAGCACCACAAAGGCGCCATGCTGGCGGCAGGCGTTTGGCGGGCGACGGCCACGGGCACTGATCCCGGTACCATCGGCTTCCACATCTCGGCGCTGTATTCACCGCCGGGCTGGCAGTCGTGGCGCGACATCGTCCGCCTGTGGGAAGCGGCCCAGGGCAATGACGATGCCCTGCGGGTGTTCAAGAACACCGTGCTGGGCGAAACCTGGACCGAATCCGGCGAGGCCCCCGACTGGCAGCGGCTCTATGACCGCCGCGAGACCTGGGCCAATGGCAGTGTGCCGGAAGGCGCCCTGTTCCTCACCGCCGGGGCCGATGTCCAGAAGGACCGCGTCGAGATCGATGTCTGGGCCTGGGGCCGCAACCTGGAAAGCTGGCTGGTAGACCACATCGTCATCGACGGCGGTCCCGAGAAGGCCGAAACCTGGACTGCGTTGGAGCAGGTGCTGGCGAAGACCTGGCAACATGCCAACGGTGCCGCCCTGAAGATCGCCCGTCTCGCCATCGACTCCGGCTACGAGTCCTCGGCGGTCTACACCTGGGGCCGCAGGGTGGGCGTAGGCCAAGTCTCGCCGATCAAGGGTGTCGAGGGCTTCAACCGCTCCAGCCCGGTGTCGGGGCCGACCTTTGTGGACGCTACCGAGGGCGGCAAGAAGGTGCGCCGTGGTGCCCGCCTCTGGACGGTGGCGGTGTCCACCTTCAAGTCGGAGACCTACCGGTACTTGCGCCTGGAGCGGCCCACCGACGAGGAACTAGCCGAGGGAATCCGTTTCCCCGCCGGAACGGTGCATCTGCCATCGTGGTCGGATTCGGAATGGTGCAAGCAGTTCGTCGCCGAGCAGCTGGTGACGGTCAAGAACCGGCGCGGCTTCTCCAAGCTGGAATGGCAAAAGCTGCGCGAGCGCAACGAGGCGCTGGATTGCCGGGTCTATGCCCGCGCAGCCGCCTGGATCGTCGGTGCCGATCGCTGGTCAGAGGCTAAATGGCGGGATCTCGAGAAGCAGGTGGCGGCCACGGACTTTGCCTCTGCCAGTGACCCGGAGGCCGGGCAGATCCGCCGGATCGCTCGCCGACCCCGGCGGATCATCAAATTCAGTGGACTGAACTGATCATGACTCTCGACGAGATGAAGGCTGAGCGCGAGCGGGTGCTGGCGCGGCGTAACTCGCTGGTGGCTCGCGTCACGGTTGGCGACCGCACTGTCCAGTACGACCTGACCCAGGCCAATCACGTCCTGGCCGATCTCGACCGCCGCATCGCCGTGTTGGAAGGCAAGAAACCCCGCCGCCGCATTCTCGCCGTCGCCACCAAGGGATTGTAACCATGTTGTTGGGACTGCGCAGGAGGATCGGCGCCCTGATCGGCGGCTTCGAGGCCGCCCAGGGCAGCCGCCGGCTCAAGGGCTTCCAGCCCAGCCGCGCCCATGTCAATACCCTGATCGCGGCTGCCGGTTCCGACATCACGGCGCGAGCCCGTTATCTGGTGCGCAACAACGGCTACGCCCTCAACGCCGCCGAAAGCTGGACCGGCAACGCGGTGGGCACCGGCATCAAGCCGTCGTCGCTGATCGCCGACAAGGATCTGAAGACTCGGGTGCAGCAGCTCTGGCTGGCCTGGACCGACGAGTCCGACGCCGAGAACCTGACCGATTTCTACGGCCAGCAGCGCCGGGCCGCCCGCGAGGTGTTCATCGCCGGGGAAGTGTTCTTCCGCCTGCGCCCGCGTCGCCCGGAAGACGGCCTGACTGTGCCGTTGCAGCTTCAGATGCTGCCGTCCGAGATGCTGCCCCTGACCCGAACCGAGGTTCTTCCCAACGGCAACGTGATCCGCCAGGGCATCGAGTTCGACCGCATCGGTCGGCGGGCGGCATATTGGTTTCTGCGGCGTCATCCCGGTGATCTCACCGATCCCGGCATGGTCGGCGAAATGGTGCGGGTGCCGGCCGCCGAAATCATCCACGTCATCGACCCGGTGGAATCCGGCCAGCTTCGTGGCGTCTCCCGGCTGGCCCCGGCAGTGGTGAAGCTGTTCCTGCTCGACCAGTACGATGACGCAGAACTTGAGCGCAAGAAGATCGCGGCCATGTACGCGATGTTCGTCATCTCGCCGGCACCAACCGATATTATCGATGTGACCCCAGCCGACGATGGTTCCGGCGACCGCATCGTCGAGGTCCAGCCCGGCCAGGTGGTGCCCTTGGAGCCGGGCGAGCAGATCCAGACCTCGGCCCCCGCCGATGTGGGCGGATCGTATGAGCCATTCGAGTATCGGACGCTGCTGCAGATCTCGGCCGCCACCGGCATCCCTTACGCCTATTTGTCCAACGACATGCTGAAGGCCAACTACTCCAACTCGCGCATGGCGCTGCTGGAATTCCGCCGCCGGGTCGAGGCATGGCAGCACTCGGTGATGGTCCACCAGATGTGCAGGAAAGTGTGGCAGCGCTGGCTGGATGTGGCGGTGCTGTCCGGGGCGCTCGACATTCCCGGCTACGAGCGCAAACGCGCCAGCTTCATCGCCTGCTCCTGGCTGCCGCCGAAATGGGACTGGGTCGATCCGCTGAAGGACGCCAAGGCCGAGATCGAGCAGATCGGGGCGGGTCTGAAAAGCAGGACGCAAGCACTGGCCGAGCGTGGCTACGACGCCGAACAGGTCGATGCCGAGACTGCCACCGACCGGGAACGGGAACAGCGGTTGGGGCTGACCTTCGGTTCCGATCCGCCACCGCTCTTGTTGCCCCCACCGACATCGTAAGGACGGACATGCACGATTTGCCCCATCTCGCGGCTCGTCTGTACGGGACGCCGCTGCTGGTCGCCCGCAGTAAGCTGGATGTGATCCTGGGTGCTCTCGGCCCCCGGCTGGCTGGGCAGTCCATCTCCTTCGACGGTGATACGGCTCCATCCGCCGATGTGGCGGTGACGCCCGACGGCATCGCCATCGTGCCGGTGGTGGGAACCCTGGTGGCCCGCTCCGGCTATCTCGGCGCCGCCAGCGGCTTGACCGGTTATGGCGACATCGCCGATGCCATCGAGGCGGCAGCCACCGATCCCGGCGTTCGCGCCATTCTGCTGGACGTGGACTCCTCCGGTGGCGAGGTGGGCGGGTTGTTCGATCTGGTCGACCACATCCAGGCCATCCGCAGCCAGTGCGGCAAGCCCATCTGGGCGGTAGCCGATGAGGCGGCCCTATCGGCGGCCTATGCCATCGCCTGCACCGCCGACCGAATCTACGTCACCCAGACCGGCGAGGTCGGGTCCATCGGCGTAGTGGCGGTTCACCGTGATGAATCCGGGGCCGACACCCAGGCTGGGCTGGCCTGGACCTTCATCCATGCCGGAGTCTGCAAGGTGGACGGCAATCCCCACCAGCCGCTGTCCGACTCTGCCCGCACAGCCCTCAAGGCCGATGTCGATGCCCTCTACGGGAAGTTCACCACCCTGGTGGCCGAGCGCCGCCGCCTATACCCCGACGCCGTGCGGGCCACCGAGGCTCAGGTCTATCGTGGCGATCAGGCGGTGGCCGTGGGACTTGCCGACAAGGTCGGCACGCTCCGCGTCGCCCTGGCCGATCTCGGAGCCGTGCTGGCTCGCCCCTCCATCCGCTCCCCCATCCTGTCCAGACCCAAGGAGACCACCATGTCCGAGCAAATAGGGGACATCCCCGTCATCGAACCCGAGCGCCCCGCTCCAGGAGCCATTGTTCCGGTGCCCGGCGAAGTAACCGCCCAGGTGGAACAGCGTCTGCGCGCCGAATATTCCGAGATCAGCGCCATCGCCGCCCAGGCCGCCCGACTGGGAGTCACCATCGATCCCGCCGAGGCCATGGCCAAGGGCATCCGTCCCGAGGCGTTACGGCGCACCGTGCTGGAGCAACTGGCCGAGCGCTCCGAGGCCACAGATGTGGTCGCCGCCGCTCCGGCGGGTGCGGTCCCGAAAACTGAAACCGAAAGCCCCATCGTCCGGCGTGCCCGCGAAGCCGCCGCTCGCAAGTAAGGAACAGCCCCATGCCCGTTCTGACCGCTTCGCCCACCCTGGGCGACCTGCTGAAGTTCGAACTGAACGCCAGCTACACCCGCGAGACCGTTACCCTGAAGGCGGGGACCAGTTATCCCCTGGGTTCCGTGCTGGGCCGCATCACCGCCAACGGCGAATACCGCCTGTCGCCCGCCGCCGAGGTGGTCGGTGACCAAGGGGCGGAAACCGCCATCGCCGTGCTGTTGGAAGCGGTGGACGCCACCGATGGCGTGGCCACCGGCCTGATCGCCGCCCGTGGCCCGGTCATCCTGGCCGATGGCGCTCTGATTTTCGAAGCCTCGGTCGACCAGCCCGCCGAACGGGCCGCCAAAATTGTCCAGCTTGCCACTGTGGGTCTGGTTGCCCGCGCCACCGTCTGATCGGAGCCTTTCCCATGAACGCCATCATCAACCCCTTCGACGCGGGCGGCTATTCGCTCGCCGAGATGACCCAGGCCATCAACATCCTGCCCAACCTCTACACCCGGCTCGGCCAGATGGGGCTGTTCCGCTTCGAGGGCGTCACCCAGCGCAGCGTCATCATCGAGCAGGCCGAGGGCGTCCTCAACCTGCTGCCCACCGTTCCCCTGGGCGGGCCGGCCACCGTCGCGAACCGCGACGCCCGGAGCATGCGCTCCTTCACCGTGCCGTGGATTCCCCATGACGATTCGATCACGCCCCAGGACGTCCAGGGCGTGCGCGGTTTCGGTGTCGCCGATGCCGCCGATCCCCTGGCCACGGTGATGGAGCGAAAGCTGACCCGCATGCGCTCCAAGCATGCCCAGACGCGGGAGTTCATGGAGGTCAATGCGCTCCGCGGCATCATCCGCGACGGCTCCGGGGCCACCCTCTACGACTACTTCTCTGAGTTCGCCCTGAGCCGCCAGCAGGTGGATTTCACCCTCGGCACCGCCACCACCAATGTCCAGGCCAAGATCCGCGATGTCCTGCGCAAGGTGGAGGTCGAGTTGAAGGGGGAGACCATGACCAGCGTGCTGGCCCTGGTGTCCCCGGAGTTCTTCGACAAGCTGATCGGCCATGCCAAGGTCGAGCAGGCCTACCAGTATTTCTCCTCCACCGGCGCCCAGCCGCTGCGTGAAGACGTGCGTCGCCGTTTCCCCTTCGCCGGCATGGTGTTCGAGGAATACAGCGCCACCGTCACCCTTTCCACCGGCCAGACCGAAACCCTGATCCCGGCGGGCGAGGGTATCGCCTTCCCGCTCGGCACCATGGACACCTTCGTCACCTATGGCGCTCCCGCCAATTTGATCGAAACCGTCAACACCCTGGGCGTGCCCATGTATGCCCGCCAGTTGGCCCGTCAGGACGGCAGCGCCATCGACGTCAAGACCGAGGCGTCCATCCTGCCGGTCAACAAGCGGCCCCGGCTGGCGGTGCGGTTGTTCTCGGGCAACTGAGCATGACCGCCTTCACCGACGCCATCGACGACCTGTTCGCCGATCCGAACATGGCCGTTGCCGTGACCTACCAGGGTAGCCCCGTGCGTGCCCTGGTGCGGCGGCCCGACCGCGATGTCGAGTTCTCGGACATCACCGTGCACACCAGTTCGGCTTTGTTCGAGATTCGGCGGCGGGACATCCCGGCACCCCAGGCGGGGGACATCATCCACCATGACGGCGACAGCTTCGTCGTCCAGGGCGAACCCCGCCTGGATGGTGAGCGGCTGATCTGGAATATCGACACGAGACCGGCATGAAACTGGCGGCGGCTATTTCCGGCGATCTGCGCAAGATCATGGCCGAGGAGGTCAGGGCTGCCGAGGACGCCGTCACCGCCGCCATGCGCCAAGCCGCCGACGGATTAAAGGCCGATCTTCGCCGCCAGGTCACTGAAGCAGGCATGGGCCAACGCCTCGCCAATACCTGGCGGGCCGAACTGTATCCCAAGGGCAAAAAGAGCATCAAACCGGCGGGCTTCGTCTTCACCAGGGCTCCCACCATCATCCGGGCTTTTGACCAGGGCGCCGTGATCAAATCCAAGCACGGCTTCTGGTTGGCGATCCCCACACCCGCCGCCGGGACCGGCGCCCGAGGCAAGCGCATAACGCCGGGCCTGTGGGAACAGATGCACGGGGGGCGGCTCCGCTTCATCTACCGCCGCGGCGCGCCGTCGC
This is a stretch of genomic DNA from Magnetospirillum gryphiswaldense MSR-1 v2. It encodes these proteins:
- a CDS encoding terminase gpA endonuclease subunit, whose protein sequence is MSRRSGDPGGEDSFAFRGSDVLLQAWRDGLRPDPALTVSEWADQHRMLSSRASAEPGRYRTARTPYMRDIMDALSPTNPVQRVVFMKAAQVGATEAGCCFIGFVIHHAPGPMLCVQPTVEMAKRASRQRIDPLIEESPAIRDRVKPARSRDAGNTMLSKDFPGGTLVLTGANSAVGLRSMPARYLFLDEVDAYPASADDEGDPVGLAEARSLTFAHRRKVFLASTPTIRGMSRIEREYEASDQRRFFVPCPHCGTMQWLKFERLRWDKGRPETVRYHCEACEQEIAEHHKGAMLAAGVWRATATGTDPGTIGFHISALYSPPGWQSWRDIVRLWEAAQGNDDALRVFKNTVLGETWTESGEAPDWQRLYDRRETWANGSVPEGALFLTAGADVQKDRVEIDVWAWGRNLESWLVDHIVIDGGPEKAETWTALEQVLAKTWQHANGAALKIARLAIDSGYESSAVYTWGRRVGVGQVSPIKGVEGFNRSSPVSGPTFVDATEGGKKVRRGARLWTVAVSTFKSETYRYLRLERPTDEELAEGIRFPAGTVHLPSWSDSEWCKQFVAEQLVTVKNRRGFSKLEWQKLRERNEALDCRVYARAAAWIVGADRWSEAKWRDLEKQVAATDFASASDPEAGQIRRIARRPRRIIKFSGLN
- a CDS encoding DUF6441 family protein; amino-acid sequence: MKLAAAISGDLRKIMAEEVRAAEDAVTAAMRQAADGLKADLRRQVTEAGMGQRLANTWRAELYPKGKKSIKPAGFVFTRAPTIIRAFDQGAVIKSKHGFWLAIPTPAAGTGARGKRITPGLWEQMHGGRLRFIYRRGAPSLLVAENMRARTGKRGGFAKGSASALRTGRGMTSVVMFILVPQVSLKKRLDVDGVAERWASALPELIVCNW
- a CDS encoding DUF6900 domain-containing protein, whose protein sequence is MKSRDQALTEIATQILNLETLDTRNSDRLDFHELSVWQVKKALEAAFTAGQEAK
- a CDS encoding site-specific DNA-methyltransferase translates to MAHPFPDTVEHWSIDRLIPYGRNARTHSDGQVAQIAASMVEFGWTNPVLADSQGNVIAGHGRLAAAKSLGLDTVPVVILDHLTEAQRRAYILADNKLALNAGWDEETLAAELHALNGDGYDLGVIGFSDEELDALMAPLDDEGDGQGDETGEDEVPEPPADPVTRPGDLWILGQHRLLCGDSTILADVEKVLGGAPANMCFTDSPYNVDYGAPGKGGKGRRILNDALGGGFKQFLYDVCVNILAVTKGAVYMCMSSSELHTLQSAFLEAGGHWSTFIIWAKNTFTLGRSDYQRQYEPILYGWKEGGGHYWCGARDQGDVWSINKPARNDLHPTMKPVELVERAIGNSSRENEIILDPFGGSGTTLIACERMGRQARLLELDPKYVDVIVLRWQEQTGEAAILDGDGRCFDDIAAGKAVSAG
- a CDS encoding DUF7220 family protein, yielding MRQSRRMSMVEAAANVVIGYGIAVATQVVVFPIFGIHITLADDLAIGLVFAVVSLARGFMLRRVFERLR
- a CDS encoding head decoration protein; the encoded protein is MPVLTASPTLGDLLKFELNASYTRETVTLKAGTSYPLGSVLGRITANGEYRLSPAAEVVGDQGAETAIAVLLEAVDATDGVATGLIAARGPVILADGALIFEASVDQPAERAAKIVQLATVGLVARATV
- a CDS encoding S49 family peptidase; translation: MHDLPHLAARLYGTPLLVARSKLDVILGALGPRLAGQSISFDGDTAPSADVAVTPDGIAIVPVVGTLVARSGYLGAASGLTGYGDIADAIEAAATDPGVRAILLDVDSSGGEVGGLFDLVDHIQAIRSQCGKPIWAVADEAALSAAYAIACTADRIYVTQTGEVGSIGVVAVHRDESGADTQAGLAWTFIHAGVCKVDGNPHQPLSDSARTALKADVDALYGKFTTLVAERRRLYPDAVRATEAQVYRGDQAVAVGLADKVGTLRVALADLGAVLARPSIRSPILSRPKETTMSEQIGDIPVIEPERPAPGAIVPVPGEVTAQVEQRLRAEYSEISAIAAQAARLGVTIDPAEAMAKGIRPEALRRTVLEQLAERSEATDVVAAAPAGAVPKTETESPIVRRAREAAARK
- a CDS encoding phage portal protein → MLLGLRRRIGALIGGFEAAQGSRRLKGFQPSRAHVNTLIAAAGSDITARARYLVRNNGYALNAAESWTGNAVGTGIKPSSLIADKDLKTRVQQLWLAWTDESDAENLTDFYGQQRRAAREVFIAGEVFFRLRPRRPEDGLTVPLQLQMLPSEMLPLTRTEVLPNGNVIRQGIEFDRIGRRAAYWFLRRHPGDLTDPGMVGEMVRVPAAEIIHVIDPVESGQLRGVSRLAPAVVKLFLLDQYDDAELERKKIAAMYAMFVISPAPTDIIDVTPADDGSGDRIVEVQPGQVVPLEPGEQIQTSAPADVGGSYEPFEYRTLLQISAATGIPYAYLSNDMLKANYSNSRMALLEFRRRVEAWQHSVMVHQMCRKVWQRWLDVAVLSGALDIPGYERKRASFIACSWLPPKWDWVDPLKDAKAEIEQIGAGLKSRTQALAERGYDAEQVDAETATDREREQRLGLTFGSDPPPLLLPPPTS
- a CDS encoding major capsid protein is translated as MNAIINPFDAGGYSLAEMTQAINILPNLYTRLGQMGLFRFEGVTQRSVIIEQAEGVLNLLPTVPLGGPATVANRDARSMRSFTVPWIPHDDSITPQDVQGVRGFGVADAADPLATVMERKLTRMRSKHAQTREFMEVNALRGIIRDGSGATLYDYFSEFALSRQQVDFTLGTATTNVQAKIRDVLRKVEVELKGETMTSVLALVSPEFFDKLIGHAKVEQAYQYFSSTGAQPLREDVRRRFPFAGMVFEEYSATVTLSTGQTETLIPAGEGIAFPLGTMDTFVTYGAPANLIETVNTLGVPMYARQLARQDGSAIDVKTEASILPVNKRPRLAVRLFSGN
- a CDS encoding head-tail joining protein, yielding MTAFTDAIDDLFADPNMAVAVTYQGSPVRALVRRPDRDVEFSDITVHTSSALFEIRRRDIPAPQAGDIIHHDGDSFVVQGEPRLDGERLIWNIDTRPA
- a CDS encoding phage head-tail joining protein, translated to MTLDEMKAERERVLARRNSLVARVTVGDRTVQYDLTQANHVLADLDRRIAVLEGKKPRRRILAVATKGL
- a CDS encoding HU family DNA-binding protein — translated: MSKTAISKAIRTATGCTAAQADEAVDALVATILDGVKSEGRFRMIGFGTFSKSERPARQGRNPQTGKTIEIAASSTIKFKASSSLKK
- a CDS encoding DUF3489 domain-containing protein, whose protein sequence is MTTIQLSDTQSVILATACAREGGLVLPITTSLKGGAVDMVLTSMIKKGLIEAIPVEAGAPVWREDEDGTPLTLVATAAAYTALGIVADTGADTAPEEEPGADMADKAESPPTDAHVSKPARKPREGTKQEALIAMLKRPEGSSIAEITAEFGWLPHTARGAIAGALKKKLGLDVTSEKIEGRGRVYKLDSAV